tggccagcatgcattggagaaaaacatttatttcctaAATGTTCATTACTtcgatgaaaggttagaattttgggatttttttttattttttttatgaaagatcaaaaggataaaatgatttattttcacagccacctttgctcatatttaccaagggtgccaatgtTAGTGGAcataaatttctttttattgtaaaatatgttaTTCAGGatagtattaaataaaaaaataacattctttttAATGTGACAAATGGgttcaatgttgttttggaTCTAGTTGGAACGTTTCTTCAAAATACCTTTCTCGATCCCTAACCCTTTTGCCAAAGAAAGTTGAAATTCAGAATTCTCTCTCGGTACATATATGGGGGTGCGCTCATAAATCatagtattattttaatttacttttctttttttctttttttttttttgtctaaagaTATTAATTATTACATATCTAGTGGAATTATGATTTAAGAATGTACTGTATATCTAAATATCTCACCTCATTCCACAGCTGGATTTTGAGATAAACTGTGGACATGATGATATTTGTGTTGATGACCTCAGGATGGATTTCAATTTCTCTGGGTGAGCAAATATTTATGATTAGTTTTTCTGTATTACATTAAATATCTACACACATGAATACATGGAAAGAGAGTAATAATTGGAGATTAACAATGACAAGTTATGGCATCATCCTTTTTATACTGTGAGAATCTCTCTTTGGTTTCTGTTATCCAGGGCTACAAACATAGAGGTTGGGATAATGCAGGAGATCAATGTGACAGTGTTTGTAGATAACAGAGAAGAAAACTCATTCAACACCCACTTCACCCTCAAATACCCCTTTGGACTTTCCTACAGGAGAATCACATCTAAACAGGTGACACCAGGATGATTGTATTAAAGAGACTCACAATTTGTCCACGAATCAAGTGCAGTTTTTCCGAGAGGCAGTTTTTTTTAGGCAATTGGAATGTTTATTGCCAATGAATTTACTATGAGTTTATTATTGAATGAGTATTTACACATGATTTTCTGTATGAGCAGAGCAGAGTGGAGTGTGAATCTCTTGACAGTGAGCAAAGAGGTTCATTTGGAGAAACCACCTGCCACATCAGTAAACCCATCCTCAAGCACAACGCTCAGGTGAGCTCACTTTTTCAACTGTCCTGTGTCTTTTTCTGTTCAAGCACTCATCGTTTCCTCTGTTACACTTCTAGGCTGTGTTTCTTATTACATACAGCATCATTAAAGAAGGCACCTTTGATCAAAGTTTGAATTTCACTGCTCAGATCAACAGGTATTACATATTTTCTATGAGATGTTTGAGTGCACTCAGTGTACAAATACATCGCTTAACCATGAGCTGTTAAGTAGTTGCTCACATGTGAGAAACTGATAACTGAAAATGCTACTACTAACCAAAACCCTCCATCACTTACAGTGGGAATGACCAACACTCTCAAACCAGTCAGTTATTCAGACAGAAGAGCATTGGTGTCAAATATGCCATTAGCATTGCCTTAATAAGGTTAGTGCTCTTGTTTTTCAACAGTCattctcaactggttttgcttcagCACCAAGAATTgacaataaacattatttccACTTGATGGTCAGTGTAAAAATCTGGGGTtctgaagcaaaaccagttgCAGTGTTTAATATAGTCAGGGTTGAATTTTCttttacaataaatataattcaaaaaatgtattaatattattttttttaatattttaaatataagggaagaacaaaacactaaacatggggttacactttattttaaggtgtccttgttactgTGTAATTATACAGTTATGTactgattaatattaattaatatgtaCTTACAACAGGGATTGGTGCAGGAATAGGGTTTGTAGTATATTGTAGTTTGTAGTTTGTagtattactatagtaactatgTAAAATGTGTGACAAGGACTAAAATAATGTGTTACAAAACATGTTTAAGGTATTTATTTACCAAAAAAGGCAAACTATAGTTAAAACTAAAACATACATTAACTAGAACAtgatcagttattaatatttagttggtttcttttgtttttgcatgttttcaTAATTTCCTTATAACAGCCACACCAAAAATTATGTCTGCataatttggcatgtttcaaGGGGGAAGATGACAAAATCTCATTAGGTAACTTGAGGAATTAATGGCTGTCCTACAGTAAAGAAATCCAAAATGTCtttatttgcttgttttaaaggattccaaaatgtttattttatttggcaattattatataaagatgcatttataaataactttaatttcttcatttcaaactttacacaaacacacacacacacacaaaagattttaatcactgacatattttccctttattttaaataagacATGAAGATTCAAGCCTCCACATTCATTTTACTGCACAGAAAAATGATTCTGATAAACCAGTCAAACAGATCCTAAAGGTACTGGAGTGAAATACACACACTTCcatgaacataaaaaaaataattatatacacATTATCTAATCCAAAACTGAATTTCACTGTCTTATTCtctatataaatgtcttttcatGGCAAAAATGGAATTTTAATGTCCTTCTCTATTTCAGGTTGAAAATGATTTTAGAGAATTAACTTTCAAAGTTTTTATCAGAGTACCAGTGATTCTGGGAGATAAATTCATCTGGACTGACAAAAATTTTCTGGTTAGTATATATGAATGTGTTAGGAAAAGACCATCAATGTCATTGATTCAcattttccaaataaaataacaaaacaaacaaacagtaaatTATGTGCTTTTTAGATTCCAGACTGTGTGAAACAGAGGGAAGAGCAGCCGATTGTAACCAATTTTGTGGAAGTACTTAAAAAGGATCATGTGGTGGTAATTGAGTTTCATTCCCTGATCTAACTAAAACAAATCCATAAAATATCATGTTTCACCTTTTTTGTGCATTGACCACATTGCTCCATCTctttggatgtgtgtgtgtgtgtgtgtgtgtgtgtgtgtcagaactGCTCTGTGGCGGTGTGTGCCGTGTTCAGCTGTGATGTCAATCTCATAAAGAATGAAAGGAAACTCTATTATATATCTGGCAATGTGAGCTCTGGATGGATTGAGCAGGTATCTGACTTTTAAAGCTAATTCATATCACAAAACAGACCATATATATTCATAATTGTTTGATCATTTCTTATTGTCATATTCTGTGTCTCTTTTAGACTGGACTCAGAGCTGCTGTGTTTGAGTTGATCAGTTCAGCGTCACTGGAATACGACGAGagcaaatatattttcttttcctctGATTCTCAACACACCGCACCGTCTCTCCAGGTAATGCATTTTCTTCACAAATTAACCAAATAGcctatgttaaaaataaaatttaaatcaaatcaaatgtaataaaaaactttacattgaaacaacatttttaaaatttaaactttaaacatttttttgaagCTGAAACACATGTATCAGGCCTTAAAGatattatgtttatatgtgaaggTGGATTGTCAGAGGTTATATTGTattcatgtgtgtgtatgtagatTAATACTCAAGTGGAGGTGTATGAGGACGTGAACCTGACCAAAGAGATCATTGGAGGGGTGATAGGAGGACTGGCTGTCCTCACAGCAGCCTTCTATAAGGTATTCGGCCATTATAAAATTAGTTTCAGTAGTCCCTGACACTTTCACCTTTTTTGCTAAACaatctatattttttaatgCTTACAGCATGCTACCGCATATTTTCTCTCTTTACAAGGCTGGGTTCTTCAAAAGCCAGTACAAGCAGATACTGCTGGAGGCACAGCGGGATGCAGGAAGAgaaccaaacatgacacaataatGTGCATTCAAATAGTTATAAGATATATATGTACCGATTGTGTTTTGTGGGCTTGAGAATGAAACATGAATATATTTAACGCCTCAGTGTAGCAAAATATTTCAGCCTGATTTAGAACAATTTATGAGAATAAAAAAAGTGGTCAAATTTTGAGCTTATTTCATATTGTCAGAGTTATGTTCAGTTTTGTCATTCTTAAGTAATTAATTAGGTAACAAGTGAACACAATGATCAGACACAGGGAAACTAAGTCAACTTAAGAATGACAAAACTGATCGTAACTCTGATACATATCACTTCTAATGACTGAGTATAAACTCTTTTCTTCACATGCACATggtttttgagatttttttattattaggttTCTTCAGATTTTCATAATAAGGATTTACTCTGGgtgtattttgaaaatgttttattgctTTCTGCTTAATATAAAGATAATGTTTATTTTGCTTAGCagatatttttgcattttatatatatatatatatatatatatatatatatatatatatatatattatggcaCTTATTGTCAAGGAaagcaacaaaaaataaaaaaaaattgccattAACCATTATACTTTTTTGTCTCattatttggttacactttatttaaatgtgtCCCTACTACTGTGTAATTATTGTTTTATGGTGTATAAATTTTACCTAAACACctttaactttattatttattattctcaggttaggtagAGTAAGTCAAATCTGACCTAAATCATAAGCATTCAAACATTAATTACAATTTGCTCAGAAGACTTCTCTGTGGTCTGTTCGTGCTCAAAGGTTTAGTAATAAAAATACCGGTAGACAGTTATTTGcaattaatgtaatgtaattagcTGGGTTTCTCGCATCGAGAGACACTGCTCAATCAGTATCTGCCTGGCCAGTCTTCTCATCAGTCTTTTATACTCAAACAGTTTACTGCTGATGTTCAGTTCTCGTCTGTTGTCATCAGTTGGAGAGCTGCCCAGTCTTCCACAATCCTTTTAAGGTGTTTCTGAAGTAGCGTTTTCTCCTGTTAGCTCTCCTTTTGGCTCTTCTCCTCTGTGTCTGTCTCCATTTCGTCTGTAAAATATGCCTTATCTACAGCACTACAATTTCCTTGTATCTAATACATAAATGTTCTCTACTCTTAGttactttaatataaattttgtactgtacactacagtttaatatttctttttaacataaacatataCTGTAAGTAAAACAGCCATATACAAATCACTGCAACATGGTTAagtatacatgcatacataataGCAATTAATATCATTCTTATACATAGTTTTCTTTTCTACATTCCATcatttcaatacatttttatgcatcATCACTAACTGGGTTACATAAAGCttctacaaagaaaaaaaacaactttaaacaAAATAGAGTAATTGCATAATCATGATATTCATCAACATTATACatataagtactgagtaatattaattaagcacacactctaaaaaataaaacattggttcaacaaaaaaaaaatgttaacattttcCACTAGAATgtttaacttaagccaattgggagaattacattaattcaaagcaatattttgagttgataatgttttaagtaaggtgaagacatttttttgccacaataaaaacacatttctaagtaacatgaacttaataattgtcaacatgaatgcaactatttaagttgatccaacataatgttttaagtaaagCGAAGATGCTTTTTAGAcacaataaaatgcatttctaagtaacatgaacttaccaagcaccgcttgtcaccatgatggtaaatctccaaaaacccacattaacagatactcttctaaattagcataacaaaacactaattactgctaaatctcccttaccattaatcttgtgcaaaaaacattatataataattatatacttacactcaaaaaaatgattctagctgcttgctcagtttatttaaataaaataagctgaaccaacacaaatctttagttttttacttaattggcatttgcactcaattgtattatgttaaatgaaattatatttgcaaaatgttaggttaacctaaaccatttgtgttgggactacatgaatcatttatgttgcattgattgaaaatgggtagtggatttctagttcccagcatgctttgcgtagggATAGCTCGGGACAGTAaattaagtgctgtttaatgtgttttttatcaaagggaaataccttttaaagtttgatgttcagttatatttgacatttaaaagagtttgttatgtcaattttttgaggttaccattatgctgatGTGGTTAGGCTGTGGGTGGCtacataaaataaatctatgttgttctcaacaagctttaactGTTCTAAAGCCAGTTATGAGAAGTTCTTTATCTGATCATTACTTGCATGCTACAAATGTTACACTTTGTCACGGAATGAAGGAAGGATGCAGATGCAAGTTAAATCTCTTTAATAGAGCTTCACACCGTAGGTAGTCAGATTCAACATACACAAAGAACATATAACAGTCAGCAGGAGAGTGGTAACACAGGGACGTCGATGGGCGGTGAAGATCCGTGATGAGAGATGACCGAAGAGCAGTGTCCGTGAAGTAATCCGTGCGTGAAGTCCAGAGAGAGATCCAACGAGAACACGAAAACCAGGAAGCAAAGAATCAAGGTCCAGTCCagggaaacacacaacaagcaaCACAGGAAACAACACGCGGACACCgtacaacgatctgacaaacaagagacgaaagacaaggcgttatataggcagATGGTAATTGCTcccagctgccgctgatcaacaatcagcggcgacgcccacacaaaacaatcaggtgacacacccacaccatcacacagacaccagaatgagacagcggattcatgaaccgtgacagtaccccctctccTAGGAACGCCTCACGGCGTTCCCAGAACTCCTTACCTGccgattgtaatcatcgataagggagtgatccagaatgtctctagcaggaacccaacttctctcctccggaccgtaaccttcccagtccaccaagtactggaatccgcgtcccctccgcctcgAGTCCAGAATGCGATTAACCGAATAGGTTGGTTCCCCGTCTACGAGCCGCGGCGGTGGGGGAACCGGAGTAGGCGGATTAAGATGTGAGTGAAAAACAGGCTTAATTTTGGAAACATGGAAGGCGGGATGAATCCTCCTGTACGCCGGAGGCAATTTGAGTCGGACTGCCACTGGGCTAATAATTTTAGTGACAGGaaacgggccaatgaatttgGGAGCTAACTTATTGGCAACGGAACGGAGCGGAATGTTCttggtagaaagccacactttttgacccacgacgtatacgggaggctttgaccggtggcgatcagtcttagccttggtgcgcgcccTCACTTGCAACAGAGTCTCGCGGGCTCTGTTCCAAGTGCGGTGgcacctctggacaaaggcgtgagcagaggggaccgcgacttcggattccagactgggaaacacaggtggctggtaacctaaacTGCATTCGAACGGAGAGAGGCCCGTAGAAGACACTGGTAACGAATTGTGTgcgtactcaatcatagagagttgttggctccaggaggaaggattcttggacgCCAAACATCGCAACATACGCTCTAAATCTTGGTTGGCTCTCTCGGTCTGTccattggtctggggatggaacccagagGAAAGACTAGCCGTCGCGCCCAGCAGTCTACAAAACTCCtgccaaaatttggacacaaacTGGGGACCCCTGTCGGACACCACATCtaccgggaggccatgtaaccgaAAGATGTGGTCTACGACagtaaccgctgtctccttggcaGAGGGCAATTTGGTCAAGGGAATGAAATGAgtcgccttcgagaaccggtccactacggtcaaaaCGACCGTGTACccctgggagggtgggagggcggtgacaaaatctagagcgatgtgggaccagggtctcaaagggacagacagcggttggagtaacccatctggAGGGCGGTTGGACGTCTTACCAGTGGCACAAAccgagcaagccaaaacaaaactgcggATGTCCCGAGCCATAgcaggccaccagaatcgttgcttaaCCAAAAATCTGGTTcgattaacccctggatgacaagcCACGTTGGAACAATGCCCCCACTTGATGACGCAGGACCTTAACTCCTCCGGCACAAACAAACGGTTCGGTGGGCACCCGGGCGGAGGcattaccccttctaaggccgccAGGACCTTCGATTCGATCTCCCATGTAAGAGTGGAGACTACTAATGTCTCaggaagaatacactcgggagtagacgggcgcTCGGATGGATCAAAAATACGAGATAAAGAATCGGGCTTGATGTTTTTGGAGCCCGGGCGGTACGATAGAGCAAAGtcaaaacgtccgaaaaaaagtgcccaccgagcctgcctggagttgaGTCTTTTAGCCGATCGAATATATTCTAGGTTCTTGTGATCAGTCCAAACGATGAAGGGTACCCCCGAcccctccaaccaatgacgccactcttccaacgctaatttgactgccaacaactctctgttaccaatgtcaTAATTGCGTTCAGCGGGAGACAAACGATGAGAAAAATACGCGCAGGGATGCATCTTATCGTCCGAGGGCGCCCGCTGGGAAAGAACTGctcctacccccacctctgacgcatcgacctccaccacgaactgacgcGAAGGATCAGGGGCGATAAGAATGGGAGCCGAAACGAAGCGGCTCTTCAGTTTGGCAAATGCAACCTGAGCTGCATCTGACCACCTGAAGGTCGTTCGTGGTgaggtcaaggcggtcagaggcgcggctagctggctgaaattgcgaataaaacgccggtaaaaattggcaaACCCCAGAAACcgctgtagggccttacgggaatctggacttggccaatccaccacagccttaaccttgtcaggatccatgcgaatTCCCTTGGAcgagacgatgtaccctagaaaggaaacagactgtgcatgaaattcgcatttctccgccttgacaaaaagcccattctctagcagACGCTGGAGCACTCGTCTGACGTgttgaacatgttcctggagagacgacgaaaatatcaatatgtcatccaggtagacataaatgaactgatcaaccatgtctctcaacac
Above is a genomic segment from Megalobrama amblycephala isolate DHTTF-2021 linkage group LG14, ASM1881202v1, whole genome shotgun sequence containing:
- the LOC125245005 gene encoding integrin alpha-X-like, with the protein product MDFNFSGATNIEVGIMQEINVTVFVDNREENSFNTHFTLKYPFGLSYRRITSKQSRVECESLDSEQRGSFGETTCHISKPILKHNAQAVFLITYSIIKEGTFDQSLNFTAQINSGNDQHSQTSQLFRQKSIGVKYAISIALIRHEDSSLHIHFTAQKNDSDKPVKQILKVENDFRELTFKVFIRVPVILGDKFIWTDKNFLIPDCVKQREEQPIVTNFVEVLKKDHVVNCSVAVCAVFSCDVNLIKNERKLYYISGNVSSGWIEQTGLRAAVFELISSASLEYDESKYIFFSSDSQHTAPSLQINTQVEVYEDVNLTKEIIGGVIGGLAVLTAAFYKAGFFKSQYKQILLEAQRDAGREPNMTQ